From a region of the Williamsia phyllosphaerae genome:
- a CDS encoding pyridoxamine 5'-phosphate oxidase family protein — MDHAAETVADAGTHTVDSLAELRAIVGHPNQRVADKVAERLSEMHREWIAHCPFVVLATTDAVGNVDVSPKGDPPGFVHVLDDTTIAIPERPGNKRVDGYSNILDNPHVGALFVVPGRGDTLRVNGVARIVSDAPYFDDMIVAGNRPILALEVSVRETFFHCAKAFMRSALWKPETWEPGALPSTAQIAHAVMPGPSLEEYQEHYRDENYRAKLY, encoded by the coding sequence ATGGATCACGCCGCCGAGACCGTCGCCGATGCCGGGACGCACACCGTCGATTCGCTCGCCGAGTTGCGAGCGATCGTCGGCCACCCGAACCAGCGGGTTGCCGACAAGGTCGCCGAGCGTCTGTCGGAGATGCACCGTGAGTGGATCGCGCACTGCCCGTTCGTCGTTCTGGCCACCACCGACGCGGTGGGCAACGTCGACGTCTCCCCCAAGGGTGACCCGCCCGGATTCGTCCACGTCCTCGACGACACCACCATCGCCATCCCCGAACGCCCGGGTAACAAACGCGTAGACGGGTACTCCAACATTCTGGACAACCCCCACGTCGGCGCCCTGTTCGTGGTGCCGGGCCGCGGCGACACCCTGCGGGTCAACGGGGTCGCGCGCATCGTGTCCGATGCGCCGTACTTCGACGACATGATCGTCGCCGGCAACCGACCGATCCTCGCGCTCGAGGTCAGCGTCCGCGAGACGTTCTTCCACTGCGCGAAGGCGTTCATGCGCTCGGCGCTGTGGAAGCCCGAGACGTGGGAGCCCGGCGCGCTGCCGTCGACGGCCCAGATCGCCCACGCGGTGATGCCCGGCCCCTCGCTCGAGGAGTACCAGGAGCATTACCGGGACGAGAACTACCGGGCCAAGCTGTACTGA
- a CDS encoding SDR family NAD(P)-dependent oxidoreductase: protein MSSDWTAAQMPRLDGVRIVVTGATRGLGEATARGAADAGATVVVAGRGADAAARVARSIGHGATPAVLDLTDRDSIHAFAESVGDIDVLVHNAGVLPTRRTVTADGHETTLATNVLGPFLLTNLLAPRIRDRIVAVNSTVHHAGRIDLDDLDFTRRRFTGAAAYSASKLAQALWMLALDRRLRAARSDVSTALTHPGWAATEITALPGVPALTPFIRWLGNTVANSVTEGAACTLYAATMPFPSGSFVGPAGFGGLRGSPTLVGRSATASDTALAQRFWDTAAELTGSELNL, encoded by the coding sequence ATGAGTTCGGACTGGACCGCGGCGCAGATGCCCCGCCTGGACGGCGTGCGGATCGTCGTCACCGGGGCCACGCGCGGACTCGGTGAGGCGACCGCCCGCGGCGCCGCCGACGCCGGCGCGACGGTGGTCGTCGCCGGCCGGGGTGCCGATGCGGCGGCGCGGGTCGCACGGTCCATCGGCCACGGCGCCACACCCGCCGTCCTCGACCTCACCGACCGCGACTCGATCCACGCGTTCGCCGAGTCGGTCGGCGACATCGACGTGCTCGTCCACAACGCCGGCGTGCTCCCGACGCGGCGGACCGTCACCGCCGACGGGCACGAGACCACGCTGGCGACCAACGTGCTGGGACCGTTCCTGCTCACCAACCTCCTCGCGCCGCGAATCCGGGATCGGATCGTCGCGGTCAACTCGACGGTCCATCACGCCGGTCGGATCGACCTCGACGATCTCGACTTCACCCGCCGTCGTTTCACCGGTGCCGCCGCCTACAGCGCGTCCAAACTCGCGCAGGCCCTGTGGATGTTGGCCCTGGACCGCCGACTGCGCGCGGCCCGATCCGATGTCTCCACCGCGCTGACCCATCCGGGGTGGGCAGCGACCGAGATCACCGCGCTGCCAGGGGTGCCCGCCCTCACACCGTTCATCAGGTGGCTGGGCAACACCGTCGCCAACTCGGTGACCGAAGGCGCGGCCTGCACCCTCTACGCCGCGACCATGCCCTTCCCGTCCGGGAGTTTCGTGGGCCCCGCCGGATTCGGCGGCCTGCGGGGCTCACCCACGCTCGTCGGGCGGTCGGCGACCGCATCGGACACCGCTCTCGCTCAACGCTTCTGGGACACCGCAGCCGAACTGACCGGATCGGAGCTGAACCTGTGA
- a CDS encoding nuclear transport factor 2 family protein, translating into MLGLQEISDRMEIQQLITDYSTAVDTRDFERLLDIFTPDAVIDYSAVGGTVGTPSEVVPWLRENLAIFSDYLHLVGNHSIVVDGDTAAATSTCVNPMVFADTAPQAMMIVGVWYHDTFVRTHDVWRMSGRVEQKSFMHSM; encoded by the coding sequence ATGCTCGGTCTGCAGGAGATCTCCGACCGCATGGAGATACAACAGCTCATCACGGATTACTCGACCGCGGTGGACACACGGGACTTCGAGCGGCTGCTCGACATCTTCACCCCCGACGCGGTGATCGACTACTCGGCCGTCGGGGGCACCGTCGGGACGCCGTCGGAGGTCGTTCCGTGGCTGCGGGAGAACCTGGCGATCTTCTCGGACTACCTCCACCTCGTGGGCAACCACTCGATCGTCGTCGACGGGGACACCGCGGCCGCCACCAGCACCTGTGTCAACCCGATGGTGTTCGCCGACACCGCGCCACAGGCGATGATGATCGTCGGAGTCTGGTACCACGACACGTTCGTGCGGACCCACGACGTCTGGCGGATGAGCGGCCGGGTCGAGCAGAAATCGTTCATGCACTCGATGTGA
- a CDS encoding TetR/AcrR family transcriptional regulator: MAVERPIDGEREVRAAPRTRMTGPQRRLQLIEVARGLFAERGFEGTSIEEIAQRASVSKPVVYEHFGGKEGLFAVVVDREMETLLEMITSSLTKNRSRSRLEQVALALLTYMEERTDGFRILVHGSTSPAGDAKYSSLLNDAISQVEHILAGDFDRRGFDPTLAPLYAQALVGMVSVTAQWWLDVREPSKEVVAAHLVNLCWNGLTNLEIDPQLGGRE, from the coding sequence ATGGCAGTCGAACGGCCGATCGACGGCGAACGTGAGGTCCGCGCCGCGCCACGAACCCGGATGACCGGTCCGCAGCGCCGGCTCCAGCTCATCGAGGTGGCGCGCGGCCTGTTCGCCGAACGTGGTTTCGAGGGCACGTCGATCGAGGAGATCGCCCAGCGTGCGTCGGTGTCGAAACCGGTGGTCTACGAGCACTTCGGGGGCAAAGAGGGCCTGTTCGCGGTGGTCGTCGATCGGGAGATGGAGACGCTGCTGGAGATGATCACGTCATCGCTGACGAAGAACCGGTCGCGGTCCCGACTCGAACAGGTGGCGCTCGCGCTGCTGACCTACATGGAGGAACGCACCGACGGGTTCCGGATCCTGGTGCACGGGTCGACCAGCCCGGCCGGCGACGCGAAGTACTCCAGCCTGCTCAACGACGCGATCAGCCAGGTCGAGCACATCCTCGCCGGCGACTTCGACCGCCGGGGGTTCGATCCGACGTTGGCCCCGCTCTACGCCCAGGCCCTCGTCGGGATGGTGTCGGTGACGGCGCAGTGGTGGCTCGACGTCCGCGAGCCGTCGAAGGAGGTCGTGGCCGCGCACCTGGTGAACCTGTGCTGGAACGGCCTGACGAACCTGGAGATCGACCCGCAACTCGGCGGCCGGGAGTGA
- a CDS encoding GNAT family N-acetyltransferase encodes MTLRTATTDDCAQIAEIYAHYVEHTVITFDYEAPSAQEWDCKRSNIIDRRRPFVVAVEGTVVLGFAYLAEFRTKRAFDWTTEDTIYLRPDATGRGLGSTLLRALLTDLDPTSVRRVVAVIAVIESDASIKLHERAGFVDAGTLRRVGFKHDRWVDCLFMQYDVPQA; translated from the coding sequence GTGACCCTGCGGACCGCGACCACCGACGACTGCGCACAGATCGCCGAGATCTATGCGCATTACGTCGAGCACACGGTCATCACCTTCGATTACGAGGCCCCCTCCGCACAGGAGTGGGATTGCAAGCGCAGCAACATCATCGATCGCAGGCGCCCGTTCGTCGTCGCGGTCGAGGGCACTGTCGTCCTCGGCTTCGCCTACCTCGCGGAGTTCCGCACGAAACGGGCCTTCGACTGGACCACCGAGGACACCATCTACCTGCGGCCCGACGCCACCGGTCGCGGGCTGGGGTCGACACTGTTGCGCGCGCTGTTGACCGACCTCGATCCGACGTCGGTGCGACGTGTCGTCGCGGTGATCGCCGTCATCGAGTCAGACGCCTCGATCAAGCTGCACGAACGGGCCGGCTTCGTCGACGCGGGCACACTGCGTCGGGTCGGGTTCAAACACGACCGCTGGGTCGACTGCCTGTTCATGCAGTACGACGTGCCGCAGGCCTGA